The nucleotide sequence AAAAGCAATCAAGTTTGTAATCAGAAGGGAAGTTAAATTAATACCCCTTAGCGAGAACTGGGACGAGGAGCAGCACAGTCGGTCGATGGTATAAAGGCGCTGAAGTAGAAGATTGGTTTTGCGGCGAACATTCAACATAGGTGTCACGGCGACGAAGAAAAGAAATCGAGCAATTGATTAAACGTTTTCGTTTTTCATTTTGCTTTGTCCacgtaataaaaataaagctgatctgtattaattgttttaatttgataggtTACTGATTTTATCTGAGGTGTCAACACCAGCTTCAATGTTGAGGCTGATGTGTCAGATAAGGAGAGCAACGCATtcaacttttattgtattgatactCACGCAtttcatatgtgttgtggtgcaggtaaaggcaaagtgtgatcgtggaatcaatgcAATTAAGAAGAgtatgttctagtggttcgttGATGTATTGTCTAGCTTCTGCTAGGTTGCTAGTGTCGAGTTGTTAGAATATTGCTAGGTTTCtggtttaatgttttatgaCTATGTTAGATGGTTTATTATTGTTTGTGAGGAActgattattggtttaatggtatcgtttatgttatccgctgttgtttgaTTAAGGTTAGTGTTGTACCCATGATCTGCCATCTCGGGTAATAGGCAAGAGGGCCTAGGCCGGGCTTGTCTAATGAGCCGAAAGCATGTTAccgatcggcccatcaggcccggagaaagaaagagagcgcGGAGACGCTTCATgctggtcagctcgcagctcgggcccggtcaaagattcctgcattcaagaggattaattagtcCGCGCAAATCGTGTCTTATTAATTGTGCattaattgggtaattaattggtcggtataaatatgtaaggggggtgtCACTTGTAAGGATCGAATACTTTTTCCAGCAAcagcaatacaaattcaaactctcaaactctctctcaattcagttcggaacttttttacggcgataagctcctccacatttaaatcacttcggaaggagaagctcattctcagttctcacatttggcgctagaaggaggggagtTATCGCCTGACTCTCGTTAGTTCCGACTTCATACACAAGTACACTCCACACAACCACCGCTATGGCAACCGGCTCTCTCAATCAGGCATCCTTGGAGGTGATCCAGAAGCTCCTGCAGGACTTGTCCGAGAAGTCCGACCGTCAGCAAGCCGCCTCCGCCGCTCTTACTGAACGCTTCGACAGCTTAGAGGGCCAGATTTCCACTCGTCTAGAGGAAATCACGACGTCTGTAGCCGATCTCTCGGCCTCCCACCGCGCGTACGCCGACCGGGTCGACCTCCTGTCCTCCGACCAAAACCCGCGTCGACGTGCTTTGGATTTCTCCGGTGTGACTCCACCTTCCACCTCGCAAGTGGCAGCAACAAATGTCACTCCGGGAGATTCGTTCCCGCCCCAAACCAACACACAAACAGCGCCACCGCTGACTGGCGATGGCCATACTCCGGTTCAGCCTGGTGTCCTCCGATCTTCTGAGGTCCCAGTCCGTCTTCCTCTCCCTGTAGAAGGAAACACTTCGACTCCGGGGTATGTCaccaatcccgagatcttccgTATGCAGAGCGAAATCCGGGATATGCGGTCTGTGATGCATAGTGCAACCACTTCGGCTCCGGATATTTTTCGGGTGATCGAGGAATCGAGGCGAACTCCCTTTTCCGATCAAATAGCTCGAGTCCGCATCAAAGATACCggcaaaattaagttctcgagCTACGAAGGAAAAGGAGATCCTACCAATCATCTCAAGACTTTCTTGCTAACAGCTAGCCGGGTGGACCTCAAGCCCCACGAAGCAGACGCTGGGTACTGCAAGCTGTTCACAGAAACGTTTAGTAGACCGGTACTGCTTTGGTTCGCATCTTTAGCAGCTGGCTCCATAACAAACTTTACCGAGCTGTCGACCTCGTTCGTCAAGCAGTATTCTAGCCTAATCGAAACTGCGGTGACGGACGCTCAGCTTTGGAACTTAAGCCAAAAGGCTGGAGAGTCCCTGCggtcttacataacaaagttcaaggagatCCAGGTCAAGATTCCCGGACTCTCGGACTCCACTGCCTTGGCCGCGCTTAAGAACGGCCTCTGGCATGAATCTCGCTTCCGCGAAGAGCTGTCCGTGAATCATTTCCCAACTATTCAGGACGCATTACACCGGGCTTCGAACTGGATAGTCGCAGAGGAGGACAAACTCGCTGCTGCGCAAAAACAAAACGCTCCGCCTGCAGGGAAACCACGGTTCGAAGCACCTGCCAAAAAGACTCCGTCTACGACTCCGAAGTCCAGGCCGAGCACTTTTGCAGTCACTCAATCTCCCAAAAAGAATTCTCCAAAGAATTCACCGTCCAAACCTCCATTTTCACCGCGCTCCAAGAGTGGTGTACTCCCAAGTAACAAATGGGTCCGAGATGAGGACACGTACTGCGAGCTCCATAAAACCAACAGTCATTCTACTTGTGACTGTAAGAAGCTGATGCATCTCCTCGCAGAGAAGTATGTGGCGGGAGAAATGCCGAATGTCACAATTGAAGAATTGGAGCAAAAAGCGATTCCCGAAATGGACGAGGACGCTCCACcttcaaagaaaccaaagcagTCTGATGGAAGTGAAGCTCCCAAGAAAAGAATCGATGTGATAATGGGAGGATCGCGTCTGTTTCGGAACTCCATCACTGCGATCAAAGACCATCAGCGGAAGCTCACTAGCCCCCAGCCGAAGCGAGCTAAGTTGATAGCCAGTGATCTACCTGAAATTTCTTTCTCCGAGAAGGAAACTGAGGGGTTGGACACTCCGCACGATGACGCGCTCGTCATCTCGCTTGATGTAGCGAACCACGAAGTCTGCCGAATCCTAATTGATACTGGGAGTTCGGTAGACTTGATTTTCCTTGAGACGCTCACCAGAATGGGTATCGGGAAAGAGCACATCGCAGGACCGCCCTCACCTTTGGTCTCGTTCACTAGCGAGACATCAATGTCTTTGGGCACGATCACATTACCAGTGTCCACTCAAGGAGTGGTCaaaatggtggagttcacggtcttcgaccgacctgcggcctataatgttattttgggaACTCCCTGGCTCTATCAGATGAAGGCGGTGGcctcgacgtaccatcagtgcgtcaaatttccGACCCCACAAGGAGTCCGGGAGGTTCTAGGAAGCCAAAGGACGGCCAGGAGCTGTTACCTCGCAAGTCACAAGCTCCTGatccaatagcaaccacagctcgaggtccCGAAGAATACAGTTCGGAAGCAGCTAAAAGGTGACCTCACTGagtccattttcatcaatgacAAGTTTCCGGATCAGGAAATGTAGAAGAGATGCCCGGCATCAGTCCGGAAGTTATCTCGCACGAGCTGAATGTGGACCCTACGTTCCGACCTGtaaagcagaagcgaaggaagctgggtcctgagcgagctgaaatcGTTAACAAAGAGGTTGAACGTTTGCTGAAGGCAGGACAGATACGCGAAGTAAAATACCCTGAGTGGCTCGCAAACACAGTggtagtcaaaaagaagaacggaAAGTCGCGAGTCTGCGTTGATTTCACCGACCTGAATAAGGCGTGCCCCAAAGACAGCTTTCCACTTCCGCATATCGACCGGTTAGTTGAGTCCACGTCGGGTCACGAGCTGATGTCTTTCATGGATGCATTCTCTGGCTACAACCAAATCCTAATGAATCCGGACGACCaggagaagactgcattcattacggaccgcGGGATCTATTGCtacaaggtgatgccttttgggttaaaaaATGCGGGAGCACCTTACCAAAGACTGGTGAATCGAATGTTCGAGCATCAACTCGGAAAaaccatggaagtctacatcgatGACATGCTGGTGAAATCAATGGAAGCCAGCTCGCATCTCGCCGATCTGAAAGTCTGCTTCGACATCCTGGATCAGTTCGGGATGAAACTCAACCCCACGAAGTGCACCTTTGCAGTCCCATCAGGAGAATTTCTGGGGTATATCGTCAcagaaagaggaattgaagcGAACCCGAGGCAAATTAATGCTTTCCTGTCTATGAGTTCTCCTAGAACCTTGCGCGAGGTGCAACGTCTTAACGGACGGATCGCAGCTCTCAACCGCTTCATTTCTCGATCTACGGACAAATGCCTCCCTTTCTACCAGCTGTTACGGAAAGGGGGAAAAAATTTCTTGTGGGATGCGAAGTGTGAGGAGGCGTTCGCCCAACTCAAAGCTTATCTATCTGAACCGCCGGTCTTGGCGAAGCCTGAGTTCGGAGAGCCGCTCTTTCTTTACGTAGCCGTTTCGGATAGTGCGGTCAGCGGAGTTTTGGTTCGTGAAGAAAGGGGGGAGCAGCGACCAATTTTCTATGTCAGCAAGTCATTTACTGGGGCGGAATCCAGGTACCCTATGATGGAAAAATTGGCCCTAGCAGTGGTCACTTCAGCAAGAAAGCTACGGCCTTACTTCCAGTCCCATACAATCATAATCCTGACAACGCAGCCACTCCGGACGGTATTACATAGTCCGAGCCAATCCGGACGGCTAGCTAAATGGTCTGTCGAGCTGAGCGAATACGACATCGAGTTCCGGACTCGAACCTGTGCTAAGGCGCAGGTGCTGGCGGATTTCTTGatcgaactcccactagcctcTTTGGTTAGCGATAATGTCGAAGCCCCGTGGACGTTGTATGTTGATGGTGCTTCTTCCAAATCGGGAGCAGGAATTGGGGTCCACCTCACTTCTCCTACAGGCGAAGTTATTGAACAGTCATTTCGCTTGGCTTTCAGTGCGTCCAACAATGAAGCCGAGTACGAATCCTTCCTTGCTGGCTTACGCCTCGCAGTGGGGATTGGTGTCCGAAAACTTCGAGCTTTTTGCGATtcgcagctggtcaccaaccagtttTTGGGGGAGTACGAGACAAAGGATGGTCGTATGGAGGCTTATTTGTCCACAGCTCGGGAGTTAGTCGCTAGGTTCGAGGAGTTcgaaatcactaagatcccacGAAGTGAGAACTCCGCTGCGGACGCTTTAGCATCTTTAGCATCCACTTCGGATCCCGCAATGACAAGAATTATCCCCGTCGAAGTTATTCAGTTTCCAAGTATTCGACTAGAGAGCTCAAACGTTGTCACCCGGGCGATGAAAAAACAGTTGGCTGCTGAGGAAGCAGCTCGTAAAGCGGCTACGGATTCTTTACCCTTGGAGGATCCGGCTCCCGTTATGCCTACTCCAATGGAAGTTCACCCACCTCCAGCTGAGCTAGACGCGAGTTCAACTCCGGAATCATCAAACTCACCAGTTGACAGTCAAGCTGTTATCCCACATGCTGCTTCGAGCGGCACGAATTCTAACAGCTGGGGGGCAGATGACTGGCGGAGCCCGATCTGGGCTTACCTGGAAAAAGGGGAACTCCCAGCCGACAAATGGGCAGCTAGGAAGCTTAAGATCGTCAGTGCGCGGTACTGCGTTCACAAGGGAATACTTCTACGCCGAAGTGTAGCTGGTCCTTATCTAACTTGCGTGGCTGGTAGAGAGCCCGCGATGCTAATGCGAGCTGTTCACGACGGTCCCAATGGGAATCATTCCGGAGGTCGGACTCTGGCTTTCAAAATTAAACGGCAAGGTTACTTCTGGCCTACCATGATCACGGACTGCGAAAAATATTCTCGAACTTGTGAGAAGTGTCAGAAGCACGCCCCGTCAATTCATCAACCTACCGAGCTCCTGTCTTCGGTGTCCGCACCTTAACCATTCATGAGGTGGTCTATGGATATCATCGGTCCATTACATCGAGGACCAGGAGGAGTTCAGTACGTGCTCGCTCTTACCGACAAtttctccaagtgggtagaagcggCAGCCTACACGAAAGTAACAAGTGACGAAGTGGAGCAGTTCGTACTAAAAAGTATAATCTATCGCTACGGGGTCCCCCACGAAATCGTCACAGACAATGGTCCGCAGTTCATCTCCTCGAAGTTCGAAGAGTTCTGCGCGAAGTGGAAGATTCGACTCAATAAGTCAACTCCGCGTTACCCGCAAGGTAATGGGCAGGCCGAGGCGATNNNNNNNNNNNNNNNNNNNNNNNNNNNNNNNNNNNNNNNNNNNNNNNNNNNNNNNNNNNNNNNNNNNNNNNNNNNNNNNNNNNNNNNNNNNNNNNNNNNNNNNNNNNNNNNNNNNNNNNNNNNNNNNNNNNNNNNNNNNNNNNNNNNNNNNNNNNNNNNNNNNNNNNNNNNNNNNNNNNNNNNNNNNNNNNNNNNNNNNNNNNNNNNNNNNNNNNNNNNNNNNNNNNNNNNNNNNNNNNNNGATGGTCGTATGGAGGCTTATTTGTCCACAGCTCGGGAGTTAGTCGCTAGGTTCGAGGAGTTcgaaatcactaagatcccacGAAGTGAGAACTTCGCTGCGGACGCTTTAGCATCTTTGGCATCCACTTCGGATCCCGCAATGACAAGAATTATCCCCGTCGAAGTTATTCAGTTTCCAAGTATTCGACTAGAGAGCTCAAACGTTGTCACCCGGGCGATGAAAAAACAGTTGGCTGCTGAGGAAGCAGCTCGTAAAGCGGCTGCGGACTCTTTACCCTTGGAGGATCCAGCTCCCGTTATACCTACTCCAATGGAAGTTCACCCACCTCCAGCTGAGCTAAACGCGAGTTCCACTCCGAAATCATCAAACTCACCAGTTGACAGTCAAGCTGTTATCCCACATGCTGCTTCGAGCGGCACGAATTCTAACAGCTGGGGGGCAGATGACTGGCGGAGCCCGATCTGGGCTTACCTGGAAAAAGGGGAACTCCCAGCCGACAAATGGGCAGCTAGGAAGCTTAAGATCGTCAGTGCGCGGTACTGCGTTCACAAGGGAATACTTCTACGCCAAAGTGTAGCTGGTCCTTATCTAACTTGCGTGGCTGGTAGAGAGCCCGCGATGCTAATGCGAGCTGTTCACGACGGTCCCAATGGGAATCATTCCGGAGGTCGGACTCTGGCTTTCAAAATTAAACGGCAAGGTTACTTCTGGCCTACCATGATCACGGACTGCGAAAAATATTCTCGAACTTGTGAGAAGTGTCAGAAGCACGCCCCGTCAATTCATCAACCTACCGAGCTCCTGTCTTCGGTNNNNNNNNNNNNNNNNNNNNNNNNNNNNNNNNNNNNNNNNNNNNNNNNNNNNNNNNNNNNNNNNNNNNNNNNNNNNNNNNNNNNNNNNNNNNNNNNNNNNNNNNNNNNNNNGCAACCCGTGCCAAAACAACCCCGATATAGAAACTACTGAGTATGGGGAGCGGGGTCCGATGCCGCTTCGGAAAGGGCCAGTCCCATCTCTTCAAGCTCCTCTACCGACTTGGTGTTCGCTAGAAAGTCGTCGATCCCCTGATTCGACATTTGCCCGAGATTAGTGCCGGACTCGTCGATTGTAATGCTCAAAGGGTGTTCGCTGCATAAAAGATCGGGCGTATCCGCCAAAAGGTCTGAAAATCCAGAGAGGTCGAGGTCACGGAGAGTTACCTTCGAAACCTTTTCGTCGGCCTCCTCCTCGTCGGCTTTCAGGAGCCCGAGCTCAGCTTCCATGTCTTAGATTTCTCCCCTCGAGATCTCCTCGATAAGCATCCGGTTAGCCCTGATCTCGGCGGCTCGGATCTTGGCTGGGGCCAGTTTCTCCCTCTCTTCGAAAGTGACTTTCATCTCCTCGACTAATGGGCGGAGAGTTCGTCTCATTGCCTGCCTTTCTTCTCTCCGCACCCTTTCAATCTCGCAGCTATTTCCAGCTTCGAGCAACTGGTTGCGGAGCTCGACCTCGTGCAACCTACTCCTTGCCGCCTTCGCATCCTCCGCGGCCTCGTAGTAGAGGTCTCATGCCTTCTTTAGCTTGTCTCGGAGGTCTTCGTTGGCAATTCCGAGGTCGAGCACCTGTACCTCGGCTCTCTTCGTCCGAGCCCGGATTTGTTCGGCTTTCTCCACGGTAGCAGCGTTCTCGGCCTCTAATCTGGCGTACTCCTTCACCTGGGCTTCCAGATCAGCAATCTTTTCCCGGAGATGGCTCACTTCGGAAGAGGAAGGAGAGGCAAACAGCTGATCTTCGTAAGACGCTACCGAGGAGTTGAACTCGATCATTAGCTGGGAAAGCGCAGCTCGTTAAAAAACGGCAAAGGtggtaaagaaaaacaaaagctaagGAAGCATGTGTCACTAACCTCGCCAATCTTGTCCGCGAAGCGGAAGAAGTTCGCACGGTTGAGTTCGGACATGTCTGCAAACGCCGGAACCCGAACTCCTGGCCGAGTGTAACTCCTCATCAGATCAGCTGGGGATACAGGGGGAACTGAAATGAACAAACGATGTAATTCTACTTGGTCCCCGagacccaacaaaaaaaaaaaaaacacctcgAGTTGTTATTACCTCGGGGGGAGGAACGACGTTCCTTTGAAAGCGGCCTGCCAGAGGAATCCCCGGACTCCTTAGACCTCCTCTCTGAGGAAGGACCCCTATCTTTCGAACTGGACTTACCTCGCTCGTCTCCTGACGAACCAGTCCGAGCTCGGCTCTTCTCGCGAAGAGGCGAGGAAGTCTCAGGTTCCTTCCTCTTTTTGGACGAGTCCGCCCGCTGGGAGCTGACCTCGACGGAGGGAGTAATAACCTCTCGCGGCTCATCACTAGAGTCCGCTACGACAATTACGGCAGGCCTGGGCGAACTAGGCAGGAGCCCGGAAGCCCCCGTAAGAGGCTCGGAAGGGCCAGCAGGGGGTGCTGAAGTCCCGTCTACCTCAGAGGAAGAGGGACCAGACTTCTTAGGGAGGCGAGCTTTGCCCTCGGCAAGCGCTGCCGCCATGTTCAACTTCGCATTCCTCTCGGCAAGTCGGCAGGCCCTTTCCTCTCTATAATTCATCTCCGAAGTGCTTATGGGGTCGGAGCAAACGAGAGAACGTCCCCTGAGCCGCGCTGTGGATTCTCTAATCCTTTCACACGAAAATGAGTCCCAGGCGATCTGACCCTGGCTGCAGAACCGCGAGAAAAACTCCACGAAAGTAGGGCAAAGCAACCCGCGCTCGAAGTGGTCTGAGACAGGAACGACAAGGAGTAAGTAACAGAAAGAATAGTAATGTATTAAGGACACCAAACTAAGAGCACCGTTCTACCAATTTTCGAAGTCNAAAAAACGGCAAAGGtggtaaagaaaaacaaaagctaagGAAGCATGTGTCACTAACCTCGCCAATCTTGTCCGCGAAGCGGAAGAAGTTCGCACGGTTGAGTTCGGACATGTCTGCAAACGCCGGAACCCGAACTCCTGGCCGAGTGTAACTCCTCATCAGATCAGCTGGGGATACAGGGGGAACTGAAATGAACAAACGATGTTATTCTACTTGGTCCCCGAgacccaacaaacaaaaaaaaaacacctcgAGTTGTTATTACCTCGGGGGGAGGAACGACGTTCCTTTGAAAGCGGCCTGCCAGAGGAATCCCCGGACTCCTTAGACCTCCTCTATGAGGAAGGACCCCTATCTTTCGAACTAGACTTACCTCGCTCGTCCCCTGACGAACCAGTCCGAGCTCGGCTCTTCTCGCGAAGAGGCGAGGAAGTCTCAGGTTCCTTCCTCTTTTTGGACGAGTCCGCCCGCTGGGAGCTGACCTCGACGGAGGGAGTAATAACCTCTCGCGGCTCATCACTAGAGTCCGCTACGACAATTACGGCAGGCCCGGGCGAACTAGGCAGGAGCCCGGAAGCCCCCGTAAGAGGCTCGGAAGGGCCAGCAGGGGGTGCTGAAGTCCCGTCTACCTCAGAGGAAGAGGGACCACACTTCTTAGGGAGGCGAGCTTTGCCCTCGGCAAGCGCTGCCGCCATGTTCAACTTCGCATCCTTCTCGGCGAGTTGGGAGGCCCTTTCCTCTCTATAATTCATCTCCGAAGTGCTTATGGGGTCGGAGCAAACGAGAGAACGTCCCCTGAGCCGCGTTGTGGATTCTCTAATCCTTTCACACGAAAATGAGTCCCAGGCGATCTGACCCTGGCTGCAGAACCGCGAGAAAAACTCCACGAAAGTAGGGCAAAGCAACCCGCGCTCGAAGTGGTCTGAGACAGGAACGACAAGGAGTAAGTAACAGAAAGAATAGTAATGTATTAAGGACACCAAACTAAGAGCACCGTTCTACCAATTTTCGAAGTCCACTTCGATATGTGTGAATTTGCGAGGTGGCCAAAAGTGAGCTCGTTGACCAGGAAGAAAAAGTAAGACTTCCGCCACTTCTCATCTTTCTCAGGAAGGTCGTCGAAGACCTTCAGTCCGGAAAGCGGACTTACGTAGAGCGTGCCCTTGGTGCGACCTGTCTTCACCGTGTACACTTGAAGAAAGTCGGCCAGGGATAGTTTGTAGTCAAACTCTTCCCCCAGAGTTTGAAGACACATGACGGTTCGGACAAAGTTCGGGCACATCTGGGGGAGAGCAAAGCCCAGTTCGAACATCATCTTCACGATGAGTTCGGGAAGGGGAAACGACAGACCACACGCGGAGAAAAATATCTTGAACGCGCAATAGTACCCCGGGGGAGGATTCTCCGGAGACTCGTGAACCTTCGGGAACCTAATCTCGATCTCCGAGGGAATCCCAGTGGATCCCCTAATCTCGGCTATATTCTCCGCCGAGAGAATTGATGGCGGGTGAGGGCCAAAAACGCCTGGAATCAGGGGTTTTGTGGGTTTACCCGACGAGGATTTCGGAGGAGACATTCTTTTCCGGGAAGTTAGTGAAGAACGAAGGAAGAGTAAAGGTTTTTTCCGGCGAAAGTAGAGAGGTTTAcgggagaaaagagagaaaatctaagagcacaaaaacataaacacgaTTGAAGATTAAGGGTGAGAGAGAAGTCGAGGATTACCTTTATACACGGCACCAGAAAGCAATGA is from Camelina sativa cultivar DH55 chromosome 20, Cs, whole genome shotgun sequence and encodes:
- the LOC109131202 gene encoding uncharacterized protein At3g60930, chloroplastic-like, encoding MSPPKSSSGKPTKPLIPGVFGPHPPSILSAENIAEIRGSTGIPSEIEIRFPKVHESPENPPPGYYCAFKIFFSACGLSFPLPELIVKMMFELGFALPQMCPNFVRTVMCLQTLGEEFDYKLSLADFLQVYTVKTGRTKGTLYVSPLSGLKVFDDLPEKDEKWRKSYFFFLVNELTFGHLANSHISKWTSKIDHFERGLLCPTFVEFFSRFCSQGQIAWDSFSCERIRESTTRLRGRSLVCSDPISTSEMNYREERASQLAEKDAKLNMAAALAEGKARLPKKCGPSSSEVDGTSAPPAGPSEPLTGASGLLPSSPGPAVIVVADSSDEPREVITPSVEVSSQRADSSKKRKEPETSSPLREKSRARTGSSGDERVPPVSPADLMRSYTRPGVRVPAFADMSELNRANFFRFADKIGETTSSAGCFALLSWSFSRGSAARVRSPGTHFRVKGLENPQRGSGDVLSFAPTP